A DNA window from Labrus mixtus chromosome 4, fLabMix1.1, whole genome shotgun sequence contains the following coding sequences:
- the fam174b gene encoding membrane protein FAM174B, protein MLTHNLVLTFIIAALSRVSSEPPQTLSSPATLLNSTSSSSIISSEDEQANNVTDAAVGSRISSIMTHLPTLKNVVILVCVLTAALITCLVIKVIRSGRRIRKTRKYDIITTPAERVEMAPLNEENDDDDDSTLFDVKYR, encoded by the exons ATGCTGACACACAATCTGGTGTTAACTTTCATCATTGCGGCTCTCTCTCGGGTCAGCAGCGAACCACCACAAACTCTTTCATCACCTGCGACGCTGCTGAattcaacatcatcatcatccatcatcagcAGCGAAGACGAACAGGCGAATAATGTCACAGACGCCGCCGTGGGATCCCGGATTTCATCCATCATGACGCATCTGCCCACTCTGAAAAACGTAGTGATTCTGGTCTGCGTGCTAACAGCTGCTCTCATCACATGCCTGGTCATCAAAGTGATCAG ATCCGGGAGGCGAATCAGAAAAACGCGTAAATATGACATCATAACGACTCCTGCAGAGCGCGTGGAGATGGCCCCTCTGAACGAGGAGAACGACGACGATGACGACTCGACCCTGTTTGATGTCAAATACAg gTGA